The bacterium genomic interval TTCTCGCGGACGAAGCGGTCCTCGTAGCGGTTGGCCCAGACCGGCTGGAGCGGGAAGGCGTCGGTCCGCTGGAAGACGGTCACGTAGTAGCGGACGGCCGCCGTGTTCCCGGGCTCGTCGATCTCGACGATCGGGTTCATCACACAGTGGCGCGTGTGGGGCGTGCCGTCGTCGGGATAGCGGCGCGTCCAGCGCTCGAAATTCTCCTGGACGGCCTTCGCGCCCACGAGCGGCTCGCCCCCCTCGGTCTCGAAGACCGCGTCGGCGAAGAGTTCGCCCACCCCCTCGAAGTCCCCCGCGTCGATCCGCTCCGGGTAGGCGTAGACGAGGTTCATGATCTCGATGTAGCTCTCGGTGATCGCGCTCATGGATCTTCTCCTTGCTGTCCGAGCCGACAGGATCGCAGCCGCGCCGGACGACCGCGAGCGTCTTTGCCGTGCCGATCCGGGCCGTCGCCGCGGCCGTTCGAGCGCTAGCGTTCACTCCGACCTCGAACGAGACGGGAGAAACGATGGAAGTCGGAGTCGGTCTACCCACCAACCTGCGCGGCACGAGCCGGGACCTGGTCCTCGATTGGTCGAGGCGCGCCGAAGAGGCGGGCTTCGCCTCGCTCTGCATGGGCGAGCGCCTGACGTACTCGGGCTACGACTGGGTGTTGTCGCTCACGGCGGCCGCGAGCGTCACGAACACGATCCGCCTCCTCTCGAACGTGATCATCCTGCCGATCCATCCGCCCGGCGTCGTCGCCAAGCAGGCGCTCAGCCTGGACGACTACTCGGGCGGGCGATTCTCC includes:
- a CDS encoding nuclear transport factor 2 family protein, which produces MSAITESYIEIMNLVYAYPERIDAGDFEGVGELFADAVFETEGGEPLVGAKAVQENFERWTRRYPDDGTPHTRHCVMNPIVEIDEPGNTAAVRYYVTVFQRTDAFPLQPVWANRYEDRFVRENGKWRYAHRRGFGHLPGDVRAHLLDTPPQVD